Proteins encoded within one genomic window of Mycolicibacterium aubagnense:
- a CDS encoding IS110 family RNA-guided transposase translates to MSFHGTSVGLDVHALSVVAHAVDEESGRVERARLCPDHGEIIDWLHRLRAPVRVAYEAGPTGFGLARALAAAQIDCMVAAPSKLIRPSGDRVKTDARDAAHLTRLLRLGEITAVTVPEQEVEAVRDLVRAREDARADLMRVRHRLSKLLLRQGRVYSGGNAWTGVHETWLRRQRFDDSHTAAAFDHHFDAVLSATAARDRLDEQIVTVAASPRWSDPVDRLGCLRGISALTGLALTVEIGDWTRFTGASIGAYVGLVPTEYSSGASRVQGSITKAGNAHVRRLLIEAAWHHRTDYRNPGPAMRTRWAKVDPALKARGHAGNRRLHQQWCRFNERKKPHVVANVAVARQLAGWCWSLATLQ, encoded by the coding sequence GTGAGTTTTCACGGTACGAGTGTCGGGTTGGATGTGCATGCGCTTTCGGTGGTTGCGCATGCGGTCGATGAAGAATCAGGGCGTGTTGAGCGGGCCCGGTTGTGCCCCGATCACGGCGAGATCATCGATTGGCTGCATCGCCTGAGAGCACCGGTGCGAGTTGCGTATGAGGCGGGGCCGACGGGGTTCGGGTTGGCGCGTGCGCTGGCCGCTGCCCAGATCGACTGCATGGTCGCCGCGCCATCGAAGTTGATCCGTCCGTCCGGGGATCGGGTCAAAACTGATGCCCGTGATGCAGCGCATCTGACCCGGCTGCTGCGCCTGGGCGAGATCACCGCGGTCACCGTCCCGGAACAGGAAGTGGAGGCTGTCCGCGATCTGGTGCGGGCCCGTGAGGACGCCCGCGCCGATCTGATGCGGGTACGGCACCGGCTCTCGAAGCTACTGCTGCGCCAGGGCCGGGTGTACTCGGGCGGGAACGCCTGGACCGGAGTCCACGAAACCTGGCTGCGGCGTCAACGATTCGACGATTCCCACACCGCCGCGGCTTTCGACCACCACTTCGACGCGGTCCTGTCAGCGACTGCAGCCAGGGATCGTCTCGATGAACAGATCGTCACGGTCGCAGCCTCGCCGCGATGGTCTGATCCGGTCGATCGGCTGGGGTGTCTGCGCGGCATTTCAGCGCTGACCGGGCTGGCGCTGACCGTGGAGATCGGCGATTGGACCCGGTTCACCGGCGCCTCGATCGGCGCTTACGTCGGCCTGGTCCCCACCGAATACTCCTCGGGGGCCTCTCGGGTGCAGGGGTCGATCACCAAGGCCGGCAACGCCCACGTACGTCGATTGTTGATCGAAGCGGCGTGGCATCACCGGACCGACTACCGCAATCCCGGTCCTGCGATGCGGACCCGCTGGGCCAAGGTCGATCCGGCGCTCAAAGCGCGTGGGCATGCCGGCAACCGGCGCCTGCACCAACAATGGTGCCGGTTCAACGAACGCAAAAAGCCGCATGTGGTCGCCAACGTCGCGGTCGCTCGCCAGCTGGCCGGCTGGTGCTGGTCACTGGCGACCCTGCAGTGA
- a CDS encoding WXG100 family type VII secretion target, whose translation MADHLKVDPIDLHMSSAHMDMHHAELRTAHADAHADMEAAQGSWIGASAAALQAKLAEWQATTEQLCGDISAHGEAFSAAAHKYTSTDANGAQAINKQV comes from the coding sequence ATGGCTGATCATCTGAAGGTCGACCCGATTGATCTGCACATGTCGTCAGCACATATGGATATGCACCACGCTGAACTGCGAACGGCGCACGCGGATGCTCATGCGGATATGGAAGCTGCGCAGGGAAGCTGGATAGGTGCTTCAGCAGCGGCGCTGCAGGCGAAGTTGGCTGAGTGGCAGGCGACCACCGAGCAGCTGTGCGGTGACATTTCTGCACATGGTGAGGCATTCAGCGCCGCGGCCCACAAGTACACCAGCACTGACGCGAACGGCGCGCAGGCGATCAACAAACAGGTCTGA
- a CDS encoding recombinase family protein, translated as MRVSTVDQNTERQLDGLTLDKRFEDKASGKNTSRPQLQECLRFVREGDTLVVHSMDRLARSLVDLRQMVDDLTGRGVAVRFVKEGLTFTRDDADPCSVLMLSIMGAVAEFERSMIRERQREGIAVAKSKGVYKGRKPSLGADEAAAVARRLRNGESASALRDEYGVSRATIYNTAKKWTPDAAQA; from the coding sequence GTGAGGGTCTCCACCGTCGACCAGAACACAGAAAGGCAACTCGACGGCCTGACCCTCGACAAGCGGTTCGAGGACAAAGCCTCCGGCAAGAACACCAGCCGCCCGCAGTTGCAGGAATGCCTCCGGTTTGTCCGCGAGGGCGACACACTCGTCGTCCACTCGATGGACCGCCTCGCCCGATCGCTCGTCGACCTGCGGCAGATGGTGGATGACCTGACCGGTCGGGGCGTCGCGGTGCGGTTCGTCAAGGAGGGTCTGACGTTCACGCGTGACGACGCCGACCCGTGTTCGGTGCTTATGTTGTCGATCATGGGCGCCGTCGCCGAGTTTGAGCGGTCGATGATCCGCGAGCGGCAGCGGGAGGGCATCGCCGTCGCCAAGTCCAAGGGCGTCTACAAGGGCCGCAAGCCGTCTCTCGGCGCCGATGAGGCTGCTGCTGTGGCTCGCCGACTGAGGAACGGCGAGTCCGCCTCTGCCTTGCGGGATGAATACGGCGTCAGCCGGGCGACGATCTACAACACGGCCAAGAAGTGGACGCCAGATGCTGCCCAAGCGTGA
- a CDS encoding helix-turn-helix domain-containing protein — protein MFAGVSARQRLYGMRSAYFGAVERGERNLTLKTLERIAEFVGVDQRDLLNEPRPD, from the coding sequence GTGTTCGCGGGCGTTTCGGCGCGGCAGCGCCTTTATGGCATGCGCAGCGCCTACTTCGGCGCGGTCGAGCGCGGCGAGCGGAACCTGACGCTGAAGACGCTGGAAAGGATCGCTGAATTCGTCGGCGTCGACCAGCGTGATCTGCTCAATGAGCCGCGACCTGACTGA